A genomic segment from Sulfuritalea hydrogenivorans sk43H encodes:
- a CDS encoding OmpA family protein has protein sequence MKTIFRPATSALISGLIVLAMGSGQAVAADDDAAKLKELERAMTAPGEGEPAKKKMRTRAIVFDNAGSPAAASAPAPAAALDCANLPPDVKANAVDFAIQFQVGSAKISPTSEATLGSIAKILTLAPDRCVLVEGHTDITGNADKNLALSRDRANSVVNYIAGKAGIERKRLVPLGKGSSTPAAGLDPRDPKNRRVVFKVVAG, from the coding sequence ATGAAGACCATTTTTCGCCCGGCGACTTCCGCGCTGATCTCCGGCCTGATTGTTCTGGCCATGGGTAGCGGGCAGGCTGTCGCCGCTGATGACGACGCAGCAAAACTGAAAGAACTCGAGCGCGCCATGACGGCACCCGGCGAGGGCGAGCCCGCCAAGAAAAAGATGCGCACGCGCGCGATCGTTTTTGACAATGCCGGCTCCCCCGCGGCGGCCAGCGCGCCGGCGCCGGCGGCGGCTCTGGATTGTGCGAATCTCCCGCCTGACGTCAAAGCCAACGCGGTCGATTTTGCCATTCAGTTCCAGGTCGGCAGCGCCAAGATATCGCCCACGTCGGAAGCCACCCTGGGCAGCATTGCGAAGATTCTGACGCTTGCCCCGGACCGTTGTGTCCTGGTCGAAGGACACACCGATATCACCGGCAATGCCGACAAGAACCTGGCTCTTTCCAGGGACCGTGCAAACTCGGTGGTGAATTACATTGCCGGCAAAGCCGGTATCGAACGCAAACGTCTGGTCCCGCTGGGGAAGGGCTCCAGCACACCCGCAGCCGGTCTCGACCCGCGCGATCCCAAGAACCGCCGTGTCGTTTTCAAGGTTGTGGCCGGTTAA
- a CDS encoding YMGG-like glycine zipper-containing protein: protein MSPRNLQRPIAAAVAIAFLATSTGCATNPDGSFKKNEDGTFVIDDKAKGALIGAAAGCALASATGSDCAKGAVIGAVAGFLIGWYFESKKIASAQQVNKEYASSKTSAPPRKDVVPASFSTQVKEAPPDASGQKEIQLTSNTDMIGYGDKVPQVQQKYAIYDENNKLVEEKTEKVAAVDGAGRYQTNSKFKLPASAKGKTYTVKTALVSNNKTYKENSYKVAFADDGRVMVLAMAN, encoded by the coding sequence ATGAGCCCCCGCAACCTGCAACGCCCCATCGCTGCCGCTGTCGCCATCGCTTTCCTGGCGACATCAACCGGTTGTGCGACGAACCCCGACGGCAGCTTCAAGAAAAACGAAGACGGAACCTTTGTCATTGATGACAAGGCCAAGGGCGCCCTGATCGGCGCCGCCGCCGGCTGTGCCCTGGCGAGCGCCACCGGGTCGGACTGCGCCAAGGGTGCCGTGATCGGTGCGGTTGCCGGCTTCCTGATCGGCTGGTACTTCGAATCGAAAAAGATCGCCAGCGCGCAGCAGGTCAACAAGGAATATGCTTCGTCCAAGACCTCCGCACCGCCCAGGAAGGACGTGGTACCGGCCAGTTTCAGCACGCAGGTGAAAGAGGCGCCGCCCGACGCTTCGGGACAGAAGGAGATCCAGCTCACGTCTAACACCGACATGATCGGCTATGGCGACAAGGTGCCGCAGGTGCAGCAGAAATACGCCATCTACGACGAGAACAACAAGCTGGTCGAAGAGAAGACGGAAAAGGTTGCTGCGGTCGATGGCGCGGGCCGCTACCAGACGAACTCGAAGTTCAAGCTGCCGGCAAGCGCCAAGGGCAAGACCTACACGGTCAAGACGGCGTTGGTCAGCAACAACAAGACCTACAAGGAAAACAGCTACAAGGTGGCGTTTGCCGACGACGGCCGCGTCATGGTGCTGGCGATGGCCAACTGA
- a CDS encoding caspase family protein — MSRPALAWWLRGLCVAALGFTAAVPAAPTLPREPVLRIETGSHLGLISRISADTSGRWIVTASEDKTARLWDARSGQAVAVLRPPIGAESLGAVYAAAISPDGRTVALGGNSAFDGGGGHLLHLFDRTSASVPPKSTLTGMEAPITQLAWSRDNQYLAIGLRQEGLRVFRRNLQFVGADPEFNEAIFGAEFAADGRLAVASIDGAIRIYRIGPKGLERMARKQAPGGKPYGVSFSADGRTLAVGYQDQARVDLLDATSLAVVHSIELKGGNLGRVAWSADGSTLFAAGSHVSGGRFPVLAFGQNGRGAKREIGQFSNTVMGLASLPDGSVAAASAEPAWAVFDPQGKTQAANRSQSADFRDAGDSFRLNPTAETVAFRFSPQAGGMVFDLAAGSLKSGSPPDKASAPRTRGDNADWKNSTAPRVNGRALSLRPGEVARSLAMGPGDRSFVLGSEWFLRHFSSDGAVLWERRVPAAAWAVNVSTDGRWVVAGLGDGSIRWLRLNDGAEQMALFVHADRERWIVWTPSGYYDTSVGGENLVGWHLNRAFNQSADFFTAGRFRDRLYRPDVIQKLLAAGDEKEALRLAQADLAALEAANAEPPPAARAQPPAKAMPKAAAVPVAPAAAAKLVEIVPPVIELQSDSQVESSSDLVKVRYAVRTPPDAPVKDIKVRVNGRLDRSIKPVTQRGAQGEVQPQEIQVRVPPGKDAEILLIAENRNAKSDPVVVKVSRVTAAPAPPARDKADYETLYMLVVAINKYPAPNDLVSPVKDANAFKSQMARIAHPPAGVRKIYNKLEFKMLTDEMATRDGIIEGLNWLKANVKEKDAGVLFLAGHGIAEGKSYYFIPFKPGGMAAKSAEWVPGDKIVGTLQSLPGRAMFFLDACYSGALTNQASGKASNATEMINKIDDERGVTIFASSTGKEKSGEDDENGFFTKALIEGLRGKAADKEDNLVYPTGLKRYVTRRVKELSNNEQRPFISDHGIDEPIAIVIK; from the coding sequence GTGTCCCGTCCCGCTTTGGCATGGTGGCTGCGCGGCCTTTGCGTCGCCGCTCTCGGCTTCACGGCCGCCGTCCCGGCAGCGCCGACTTTGCCAAGGGAGCCGGTGCTGCGGATCGAGACCGGCAGCCATCTGGGCCTGATTTCCCGCATCAGTGCCGACACATCCGGACGCTGGATCGTCACCGCTTCCGAAGACAAGACGGCTCGCCTGTGGGATGCGCGCAGCGGCCAGGCTGTCGCGGTGCTGCGTCCGCCGATCGGCGCCGAGAGCCTGGGTGCGGTGTATGCCGCCGCGATTTCACCGGACGGACGGACGGTGGCCCTGGGCGGCAATTCGGCCTTTGACGGCGGTGGCGGCCATCTGCTGCATCTGTTCGACCGCACCAGCGCCAGCGTGCCGCCGAAAAGCACGCTGACCGGCATGGAGGCGCCGATTACGCAACTTGCATGGTCGCGGGACAACCAGTATCTGGCGATCGGCCTGCGTCAGGAAGGCTTGCGGGTGTTTCGCCGCAATCTGCAGTTTGTCGGCGCCGATCCCGAGTTCAACGAGGCGATCTTCGGCGCCGAGTTTGCCGCCGACGGTCGCCTCGCGGTGGCCAGCATCGACGGCGCCATCCGCATCTACAGGATAGGACCCAAGGGGCTGGAACGCATGGCGCGCAAACAGGCGCCCGGCGGCAAGCCCTATGGCGTGAGTTTCTCCGCCGATGGCCGCACGCTTGCCGTCGGCTATCAGGATCAGGCCCGCGTCGATCTGCTCGACGCGACCAGCCTCGCCGTGGTTCACAGCATCGAACTCAAGGGCGGCAATCTTGGCCGCGTCGCCTGGTCCGCCGACGGCAGCACGCTGTTTGCGGCGGGCAGCCATGTCAGCGGCGGCCGCTTTCCGGTGCTGGCGTTCGGCCAGAACGGTCGCGGCGCGAAGCGCGAAATCGGCCAGTTCAGCAATACGGTGATGGGGCTGGCAAGCCTGCCGGATGGCAGCGTTGCGGCAGCTTCGGCGGAGCCGGCGTGGGCGGTATTCGACCCGCAGGGAAAAACCCAGGCGGCCAATCGCTCCCAAAGCGCTGATTTTCGCGATGCGGGCGACAGCTTCCGGCTCAATCCGACCGCCGAGACAGTTGCCTTTCGTTTCTCGCCACAGGCTGGCGGCATGGTCTTCGATCTCGCCGCCGGCAGCCTGAAAAGCGGATCGCCCCCGGACAAGGCGAGCGCCCCTCGAACGCGTGGCGATAACGCCGACTGGAAGAACTCGACTGCGCCGCGCGTCAATGGCCGCGCGCTGTCCTTGCGCCCCGGCGAGGTGGCGCGCAGTCTGGCCATGGGGCCGGGCGATCGCAGTTTTGTCCTCGGCAGCGAATGGTTCCTGAGGCATTTCAGCAGCGATGGCGCGGTGCTCTGGGAGCGGCGCGTACCGGCCGCGGCGTGGGCCGTGAACGTCAGCACGGACGGCCGCTGGGTGGTCGCCGGACTGGGCGACGGCAGCATCCGCTGGCTGCGCCTCAACGATGGTGCCGAGCAGATGGCGTTGTTCGTGCATGCCGACCGCGAGCGCTGGATCGTCTGGACGCCTTCCGGCTACTACGACACCTCGGTCGGTGGAGAAAATCTGGTCGGTTGGCACCTCAACCGCGCCTTCAACCAGTCCGCGGACTTTTTCACGGCGGGCCGCTTTCGCGATCGACTCTATCGTCCCGACGTAATACAGAAGTTGCTTGCCGCGGGAGACGAGAAGGAAGCCCTGCGCCTGGCACAGGCGGATCTCGCGGCCCTCGAAGCCGCGAATGCCGAGCCGCCGCCGGCAGCACGCGCCCAACCGCCCGCGAAGGCAATGCCGAAGGCCGCCGCCGTGCCGGTGGCGCCCGCCGCGGCTGCGAAGCTGGTCGAGATCGTGCCGCCGGTCATCGAGTTGCAGTCCGACAGCCAGGTCGAATCCAGCAGCGATCTGGTCAAGGTGCGTTATGCGGTGCGCACCCCGCCGGATGCCCCGGTGAAGGACATCAAGGTTCGCGTCAACGGTCGCCTCGACCGCAGCATCAAGCCCGTCACGCAGCGCGGCGCGCAAGGCGAAGTTCAGCCTCAGGAAATCCAGGTGCGCGTGCCGCCCGGCAAGGATGCCGAGATCCTGCTGATCGCCGAAAACCGCAATGCCAAGTCGGATCCGGTCGTTGTCAAGGTGAGTCGCGTCACGGCGGCTCCGGCACCTCCCGCGAGGGACAAGGCCGACTATGAAACGCTCTACATGCTGGTCGTGGCGATCAACAAATACCCGGCGCCCAATGACCTGGTGAGTCCGGTCAAGGACGCCAACGCCTTCAAGTCGCAAATGGCCCGCATTGCCCATCCCCCGGCCGGCGTTCGAAAAATCTACAACAAGCTCGAATTCAAGATGCTCACCGACGAGATGGCGACGCGGGATGGCATCATCGAAGGCCTCAACTGGCTCAAGGCGAACGTCAAGGAGAAGGATGCCGGTGTTTTGTTCCTTGCCGGTCACGGCATTGCCGAGGGCAAGTCGTATTACTTCATTCCCTTCAAACCGGGGGGCATGGCCGCCAAGTCGGCGGAGTGGGTGCCCGGGGATAAGATCGTCGGCACCCTGCAAAGCCTGCCGGGGCGCGCCATGTTCTTCCTCGACGCCTGCTATTCCGGCGCCCTGACCAACCAGGCGTCGGGCAAGGCGTCGAACGCCACCGAGATGATCAACAAGATCGACGATGAGCGCGGCGTCACCATCTTTGCCTCGTCCACAGGCAAGGAAAAATCCGGTGAGGATGATGAAAACGGATTCTTCACCAAGGCACTGATCGAAGGCTTGCGCGGCAAGGCGGCGGACAAGGAGGATAATTTGGTTTATCCCACCGGGCTCAAGCGCTATGTCACGCGCCGGGTCAAGGAATTGTCGAACAACGAGCAGCGGCCCTTCATCAGCGATCACGGCATTGACGAGCCGATCGCCATCGTAATCAAGTAA
- a CDS encoding OmpA family protein, protein MNIPAPCFRAFAAAMTVALLAACGSPREHFSVLPDGDGKTGRMVVTPRQGSPLTLDQANASATVRGGEAAPAKLGVAEIREMYKEALDAQPMAPARFVLYFVEGGDVLTAESQRELENVFAEIKKRPAPDLIVVGHTDRVGSVTDNDRLALRRAEKVRAQLIEQGFLAENISASGRGEREPLVATADEVAEARNRRVEMLVR, encoded by the coding sequence ATGAACATTCCCGCGCCTTGTTTCCGTGCGTTCGCCGCGGCCATGACCGTCGCCCTGCTGGCTGCCTGCGGCAGTCCGCGCGAGCATTTCTCCGTCCTTCCGGATGGTGACGGCAAGACCGGCCGGATGGTCGTCACGCCGCGCCAGGGAAGCCCGCTGACGCTTGACCAGGCCAATGCCAGCGCAACGGTTCGCGGCGGCGAAGCGGCTCCGGCCAAACTGGGTGTGGCCGAGATCAGGGAAATGTACAAGGAAGCGCTGGATGCGCAGCCCATGGCGCCTGCCCGCTTCGTACTGTATTTTGTCGAGGGCGGCGACGTCCTGACCGCCGAATCCCAACGCGAACTTGAAAACGTTTTTGCCGAAATCAAGAAGCGCCCGGCCCCGGATCTGATCGTCGTGGGTCACACCGATCGCGTCGGATCGGTAACGGACAACGATCGACTGGCGCTGCGCCGCGCCGAAAAGGTTCGCGCCCAGCTGATCGAGCAAGGCTTCCTGGCCGAGAACATCAGCGCTTCGGGGCGTGGCGAACGCGAGCCGCTGGTCGCCACTGCGGATGAGGTCGCGGAAGCGCGCAACCGGCGCGTCGAAATGCTGGTCAGATGA
- a CDS encoding caspase family protein, producing MKSRVSYWLVWAAISMAPMVHAQMIRPPAFMGGIPGMGQFQAIQMQRHQARTLLYREALEELRKNPAAADVPECPAGQSPKGGNCLARPEPVAAVVPAPVAAPIVPPVAAATPVAPAVSTPQPAAQAPVVPVAEAPVRRRFAILVGNNAYAAPIPPLETPIADVSKIADVLRARFGFETRIVPDAGKAKIIEALNDMALEAKPDDSVLLFYAGHGYLMEDIKMGYWIPVDASVKTAQGWISNSDISKLLAAIRARQLILISDSCYSGSLTKEQKVTQGRELKAEEVLKQRSVLVFSSGADEPVSDEGKEGHSIFAWNLIKTLQASGSLTPGAQIWNVVSKDVSKEYPQQPQYGAVVSAGHVEGGDFLFQAPK from the coding sequence ATGAAATCGCGAGTGTCGTACTGGCTGGTTTGGGCCGCCATATCGATGGCCCCGATGGTTCACGCGCAGATGATCCGTCCGCCTGCGTTCATGGGCGGCATTCCGGGCATGGGACAGTTTCAGGCGATCCAGATGCAGCGGCATCAGGCGCGCACCCTGCTCTATCGCGAGGCGCTGGAGGAGTTGCGCAAGAATCCGGCGGCGGCCGATGTGCCGGAATGCCCGGCGGGACAGAGCCCCAAGGGTGGCAACTGTCTGGCCCGACCCGAGCCGGTGGCCGCCGTTGTGCCGGCGCCCGTTGCGGCTCCCATTGTGCCTCCCGTTGCTGCTGCAACTCCGGTTGCGCCCGCCGTCAGCACGCCCCAACCCGCGGCGCAGGCGCCTGTCGTCCCGGTGGCCGAAGCGCCCGTACGCCGCCGTTTCGCCATACTGGTCGGCAATAACGCCTATGCGGCGCCGATCCCTCCGCTGGAAACCCCGATTGCCGACGTGTCGAAAATCGCCGATGTGCTGCGGGCCCGCTTTGGTTTCGAAACCCGGATCGTTCCGGATGCGGGCAAGGCGAAGATCATCGAAGCCCTCAACGACATGGCGCTTGAAGCCAAACCCGATGACAGTGTGCTGCTGTTCTATGCCGGCCACGGCTACCTGATGGAAGACATCAAGATGGGCTACTGGATTCCGGTCGATGCTTCGGTCAAGACCGCCCAGGGCTGGATTTCCAACAGCGACATTTCCAAGCTGCTCGCCGCGATACGCGCCCGGCAATTGATCCTGATTTCCGACAGCTGCTATTCCGGCAGCCTGACCAAGGAGCAGAAGGTGACGCAAGGCCGGGAGCTCAAGGCGGAAGAGGTCCTCAAGCAGCGGTCGGTGCTGGTGTTTTCCTCGGGTGCCGACGAGCCGGTTTCCGACGAGGGCAAGGAAGGGCATTCGATCTTTGCCTGGAACCTGATCAAGACACTCCAGGCCAGCGGCAGCCTCACGCCCGGCGCGCAAATCTGGAACGTGGTGAGCAAGGATGTGAGCAAGGAATATCCGCAGCAGCCGCAATACGGCGCGGTGGTTTCGGCCGGCCATGTCGAGGGCGGGGATTTTCTCTTTCAGGCGCCAAAATAG
- a CDS encoding alpha/beta hydrolase family protein yields MLPGGSPIRAALLSAAFLFAALSGCSTSDSFRGAREIAQWAGEHGFTETAVKAGAFSLTAFVRKPSVPGDTLTIYIEGDGAAWTTPYHPPRDPTPTKPVSLALAAAHPSAAVVYLGRPCQYLDAVALRNCDSAYWTERRFAPEVVEAYDAAISRQKSALAARRIRLVGYSGGGVLATLLAARRDDVDLLVTVAAPLAVAEWAAWHKASVLTGSLDPAELRENVRLPRSRHFVGGKDEIVPAAIVESFVRRKGGDLEVIPGFDHECCWARDWGTLLGRVTGREVGK; encoded by the coding sequence ATGCTGCCGGGGGGCTCCCCGATCCGGGCCGCGCTCTTGAGCGCGGCCTTTTTGTTTGCGGCCTTGTCCGGTTGCAGCACGTCGGACTCGTTTCGCGGCGCGCGTGAGATCGCTCAATGGGCCGGTGAGCACGGCTTCACTGAAACGGCGGTCAAGGCCGGGGCGTTCAGTCTCACCGCGTTTGTGCGCAAACCATCGGTGCCGGGCGATACGTTGACGATCTACATTGAAGGCGACGGTGCCGCCTGGACTACGCCTTACCATCCACCACGCGACCCGACGCCGACCAAGCCTGTATCGCTGGCCTTGGCAGCTGCCCATCCTTCCGCAGCGGTGGTCTATCTGGGGCGTCCCTGCCAGTACCTGGATGCGGTGGCGCTGCGAAATTGCGACAGCGCGTACTGGACCGAGCGGCGCTTTGCGCCGGAAGTCGTCGAGGCCTACGATGCGGCGATCAGTCGGCAGAAGTCGGCGCTGGCGGCACGGCGAATTCGTCTGGTCGGATATTCGGGCGGCGGCGTGCTGGCCACCTTGCTGGCCGCGCGACGCGACGATGTCGATCTGCTCGTCACGGTTGCCGCGCCGCTGGCAGTTGCGGAGTGGGCGGCTTGGCACAAGGCGTCGGTGCTGACGGGATCGCTCGATCCGGCCGAGTTGCGCGAGAATGTTCGCTTGCCGCGAAGCCGGCATTTTGTCGGCGGCAAGGACGAGATCGTTCCGGCGGCGATTGTCGAAAGCTTTGTTCGCCGCAAGGGCGGCGACTTGGAGGTGATCCCCGGCTTTGACCACGAGTGCTGCTGGGCGCGGGACTGGGGCACACTGTTGGGGCGGGTGACGGGTCGGGAGGTGGGGAAATGA
- a CDS encoding autotransporter outer membrane beta-barrel domain-containing protein, with protein sequence MIKQLRYVLATGMAAGFFGASGMANATTCPSAIASFNACAGSASCEALITGSHPECFGSSANTAAGAKSIQATSLEQMLAISSNVSNRGATLTAPPGVVSDSGERKGLAAGNPAGKWNVWASVAEADAKYDRGTYNFNGADRTNKFDNRIDNFVLGGDYQYAPNLAIGLSLAFDHGRGSAASYTLAAPDASKSVSTSGYTYAPYLGWQINKDWALDATIGWGNGKSTVDSTVKTDTKRFFYGTNIGYTRWSGNWQLTGKGSYLFGQEKGADTTNNGATLANTKVTNEVGQFRIAGQAAYWMNGVMPYFGLAYVADDRSSTATAAQQDATAMGKSAFVWSLGANFISIKNAMTGGIGYEQETGRSRAKNNKLMANINVRF encoded by the coding sequence ATGATCAAGCAGCTTAGATATGTGTTGGCAACTGGCATGGCGGCGGGTTTTTTTGGCGCGAGCGGGATGGCGAATGCAACAACCTGCCCCAGCGCCATTGCTTCTTTCAATGCGTGCGCCGGCAGTGCGTCGTGCGAGGCATTGATTACCGGATCGCATCCGGAGTGCTTCGGTTCGAGTGCCAACACGGCGGCAGGTGCGAAAAGCATCCAGGCCACGTCTCTGGAGCAGATGCTGGCAATTTCGTCGAATGTGAGCAACCGTGGCGCCACGTTGACTGCACCGCCCGGCGTGGTGAGTGATTCCGGTGAACGCAAAGGTCTGGCTGCCGGCAATCCGGCTGGAAAGTGGAACGTCTGGGCCAGTGTTGCCGAGGCCGACGCGAAATATGACCGCGGCACTTACAACTTCAACGGCGCCGACCGGACCAACAAGTTTGACAACCGCATCGACAATTTCGTGCTTGGTGGCGACTATCAATACGCGCCGAACCTGGCCATCGGCCTTTCGCTCGCCTTCGACCATGGCCGGGGCTCGGCGGCGTCCTACACCCTGGCCGCTCCGGATGCCTCCAAATCGGTAAGCACCAGCGGCTACACCTATGCACCCTATCTCGGCTGGCAGATCAACAAGGATTGGGCGCTTGACGCGACGATCGGCTGGGGCAACGGCAAGAGCACGGTCGACAGCACCGTAAAGACTGATACGAAGCGCTTCTTCTACGGTACCAATATTGGCTATACGCGCTGGAGCGGCAACTGGCAATTGACCGGCAAGGGCAGCTACCTGTTTGGTCAGGAGAAGGGCGCCGACACCACGAACAACGGGGCCACCCTGGCCAATACCAAAGTCACCAATGAAGTGGGGCAGTTCCGGATTGCCGGTCAGGCTGCCTACTGGATGAACGGTGTGATGCCCTATTTTGGCCTTGCTTACGTCGCGGATGATCGTTCGAGCACTGCAACAGCGGCGCAGCAGGACGCCACGGCGATGGGCAAGAGTGCGTTCGTCTGGTCGCTGGGCGCCAATTTCATTTCGATCAAGAATGCGATGACCGGTGGCATTGGTTATGAGCAGGAGACAGGGCGCAGCCGTGCCAAGAACAACAAGCTGATGGCGAACATCAACGTTCGCTTCTGA
- a CDS encoding adenylate/guanylate cyclase domain-containing protein, protein MGLARRLGHNTAMIALAAALLATVVAEGLYRSGVATRIEYLYTDLWHRIAGPREAPRHTALVMLDDPTLNERPDEPLAFWTPHFAKAVATLREVGARVVAIDFIFSGSPERWIEKLGLVGREASRNYDQPFRRQINQGGVLLAGFRVGAGDTVNDFILPSPDYLLALPNLDLPGHVGLANLPSDADGAVRRFALVAAPGEFAQTQGLPHLSFGLLAAAAATGQDSRAAAWRFGGRELPAARAIPIAFAGPPGSFHTVSFRKLLAPNAASDPEVHALAGKVVVIGAGYASMNDLHPTPYSTSIGGANTLMAGPEIQANVIETLLAGRFLDDVPAAARLAMFAVVLGALAWFGMSLPAWRSAVLVFLAIQVAAMAAYLLFRQNLLFPVAHLQVGMLVVLVCLALLRLTREQRERERIGQMFGRYVSPQVVTALLESPELPELGGQTRQISVLFSDIRNFTTFSEKLSAREVVELLNTYLERACKVLLAEGATIDKFIGDAIMAEFGAPLAQPDHARRALRAAVALRGVAMEFRGWVGQRFAGRDLPEFDIGIGVHSGEAVIGNIGSSVRMEYTAIGDTVNIASRLEGQTKETGAHILASRDTVSMFGGELKTGALHRLAVKGRVAPVEAFEIVDVA, encoded by the coding sequence GTGGGGCTGGCACGTCGCCTCGGCCACAACACGGCGATGATCGCACTGGCCGCCGCCCTGTTGGCGACGGTCGTGGCCGAAGGGCTGTACCGCAGCGGCGTCGCGACGCGCATCGAATATCTCTACACCGATCTGTGGCATCGCATCGCCGGCCCGCGCGAAGCGCCGCGCCACACGGCACTGGTGATGCTCGACGATCCGACGTTGAACGAGCGGCCGGACGAACCGCTGGCCTTCTGGACGCCGCATTTCGCCAAAGCAGTGGCCACGCTGCGCGAGGTCGGCGCCAGGGTGGTCGCGATCGATTTCATTTTCAGCGGCAGCCCGGAACGCTGGATCGAGAAGCTGGGCCTGGTGGGGCGCGAAGCCTCGCGCAACTACGATCAGCCGTTTCGCCGGCAGATCAACCAGGGCGGTGTGCTGCTGGCCGGCTTCAGAGTCGGCGCCGGCGACACGGTGAACGATTTCATCCTGCCCAGCCCGGACTACCTGCTGGCCTTGCCGAATCTTGATCTGCCGGGACATGTCGGGCTGGCCAACCTGCCCTCCGACGCCGACGGCGCGGTGCGGCGTTTTGCGCTGGTTGCGGCGCCCGGCGAATTTGCGCAAACGCAAGGCCTGCCGCATTTGTCTTTCGGCCTGCTGGCCGCCGCCGCCGCGACCGGGCAGGACAGTCGGGCAGCGGCGTGGCGTTTCGGCGGCCGCGAGCTGCCGGCGGCGCGAGCGATACCGATTGCGTTTGCCGGCCCGCCGGGCAGTTTCCACACCGTGTCCTTCCGCAAGCTGCTGGCGCCGAATGCCGCCAGCGACCCCGAGGTACACGCCCTGGCCGGCAAGGTGGTGGTGATCGGCGCCGGTTACGCCAGCATGAACGACCTGCATCCGACACCGTATTCAACCAGCATCGGCGGCGCCAATACGCTGATGGCCGGTCCGGAAATCCAGGCCAACGTGATCGAAACCCTGCTGGCCGGTCGCTTCCTCGATGATGTGCCGGCCGCGGCGCGGCTGGCGATGTTTGCCGTGGTGCTGGGCGCGCTGGCGTGGTTCGGCATGTCGCTCCCGGCCTGGCGCTCGGCGGTGCTGGTGTTCCTGGCGATACAGGTCGCGGCGATGGCGGCCTACCTGCTGTTCCGGCAGAACCTGCTGTTTCCTGTCGCCCACCTGCAGGTCGGCATGCTGGTGGTGCTGGTCTGCCTTGCCCTGTTGCGGCTGACGCGCGAACAGCGCGAGCGCGAGCGCATCGGCCAGATGTTCGGCCGCTATGTCTCGCCGCAGGTGGTCACGGCGCTGCTGGAATCGCCCGAGCTGCCCGAGCTCGGCGGCCAGACGCGACAGATCAGCGTGCTGTTTTCCGACATCCGCAACTTCACCACCTTCTCGGAAAAGCTCAGCGCGCGCGAAGTGGTGGAACTGCTCAATACCTATCTCGAGCGTGCCTGCAAAGTGCTGCTCGCCGAAGGCGCGACCATCGACAAGTTCATCGGCGATGCCATCATGGCCGAGTTCGGCGCGCCGCTGGCCCAGCCCGATCATGCCCGTCGCGCGCTGCGCGCGGCGGTGGCCCTGCGTGGCGTCGCGATGGAATTCCGCGGCTGGGTCGGACAGCGCTTCGCCGGCCGCGACCTGCCCGAATTCGACATCGGCATCGGCGTGCATAGCGGCGAGGCGGTGATCGGCAACATCGGCTCGTCGGTGCGCATGGAATACACCGCGATCGGCGACACGGTGAATATCGCCTCGCGGCTGGAGGGCCAGACCAAGGAAACCGGCGCACATATTCTGGCCAGCCGTGATACCGTTTCGATGTTTGGAGGCGAACTGAAAACGGGCGCCCTCCATCGTCTCGCAGTCAAGGGCCGTGTTGCGCCGGTGGAGGCGTTCGAGATTGTCGACGTTGCATGA